From Micromonospora rifamycinica, a single genomic window includes:
- a CDS encoding M16 family metallopeptidase, producing the protein MPDSGYPWPIETTRLDNGLRVVVSEDRTAPAVAVNLWYDVGSRHEPAGQTGFAHLFEHLMFEGSVNVAKTEHMKLIQGSGGSLNATTNPDRTNYFETVPAEHLELALWLEADRMGGLVPALTQETLDNQRDVVKNERRQRYENVPYGDAWLRLLPLLYPPGHPYHHATIGSMADLNAADLATFQAFHQTYYAPDNAVLTVVGDATAAEVFALARRYFGAIPARGDIPAAPDGHTVTGTGRPAVETVTAEVPAARVYVAHRTHPFGSTGYDVATVAATVLGSGRGSRLYQRLADGERLAQPDLVGAYGVDLAHAPAPLIATATARPGVSAQQLAAGVAEVVDELATVPVTSAELDRAKALLSTAWWRQMATVDGRADALGRYATQFGDPAKTADRLSGWLSVTAGQIAELAADVLTPADRVTLTYLPEETS; encoded by the coding sequence ATGCCCGACAGCGGTTACCCCTGGCCCATCGAGACGACCCGACTGGACAACGGCCTGCGCGTGGTGGTGAGCGAGGACCGCACCGCCCCGGCGGTCGCGGTCAACCTCTGGTACGACGTGGGCTCCCGGCACGAGCCGGCCGGCCAGACCGGCTTCGCCCACCTCTTCGAGCACCTGATGTTCGAGGGCTCGGTCAACGTCGCCAAGACCGAACACATGAAGCTGATCCAGGGTTCCGGTGGCTCGCTCAACGCCACCACCAACCCGGACCGGACGAACTACTTCGAGACGGTCCCGGCCGAACACCTGGAACTGGCCCTGTGGCTGGAGGCCGACCGGATGGGCGGGCTGGTCCCCGCGCTGACCCAGGAGACGCTGGACAACCAGCGGGACGTGGTCAAGAACGAGCGGCGGCAGCGCTACGAGAACGTCCCGTACGGCGACGCCTGGCTGCGGCTGCTCCCGCTGCTCTACCCGCCCGGTCACCCGTACCACCACGCGACGATCGGGTCGATGGCCGACCTGAACGCCGCCGACCTGGCCACCTTCCAGGCGTTCCACCAGACGTACTACGCGCCGGACAACGCCGTGCTGACCGTGGTCGGCGACGCCACCGCCGCCGAGGTGTTCGCGCTGGCGCGGCGGTACTTCGGGGCGATCCCGGCACGCGGTGACATCCCCGCCGCGCCGGACGGGCACACCGTCACCGGCACCGGCCGGCCCGCCGTCGAGACGGTCACCGCCGAGGTGCCGGCCGCCCGGGTCTACGTCGCCCACCGCACCCACCCGTTCGGCAGCACCGGCTACGACGTGGCCACGGTGGCCGCGACCGTGCTCGGCAGCGGCCGGGGCAGCCGGCTCTACCAGCGGCTCGCCGACGGCGAACGGCTCGCCCAACCGGACCTGGTCGGCGCGTACGGGGTGGACCTGGCGCACGCCCCGGCACCGCTGATCGCGACCGCCACCGCCCGCCCCGGGGTGAGCGCGCAACAGCTCGCCGCCGGGGTCGCCGAGGTGGTCGACGAACTCGCCACCGTGCCGGTCACCAGCGCCGAGCTGGACCGGGCCAAGGCGCTGCTCAGCACCGCCTGGTGGCGGCAGATGGCCACGGTGGACGGTCGGGCCGACGCGCTCGGCCGGTACGCCACCCAGTTCGGTGACCCGGCGAAGACCGCCGACCGGCTGTCCGGCTGGCTGTCGGTCACCGCCGGGCAGATCGCCGAGCTGGCCGCCGACGTGCTCACCCCGGCCGACCGGGTGACCCTGACCTACCTGCCGGAGGAGACCTCATGA
- a CDS encoding M16 family metallopeptidase yields MTLITTRPGPGNARPYRFPTVVRRDVAGGRVVAAHLPGQTLAVALLLLDAGAGREPVGKEGLGAVLAKALEEGTVQRDATGFALALEGLGTELATGLDWDSFQVSVQVPVDRLVAAVRLLGEAVRTPRLDPDDVRRVRDDEATGLRMDWANPGPRADAVLRADLFGAANRWGRPLYGDPDSVAGLDVEDVTVFHSEWFLRPGTLIVAGDLDRLNLDTLGAAAFAGTGGGPAERGGPIDVPLPAGRRIILVDRPGSVQSTLRLGHPSPHRAHPDHVPMTLAGTVLGGAFTSRLNHLIREVRGYTYGIRGDFASSRRFGRFAVSSGVQTAVTAPALVEAVGEIARTREGGVTEDELAVARSWRAGQLSVELQSPRAIASALTTLVVHDLPDDYHARLREELLAADVAQVSAAAATHLHPDALTLVIEGDAAVIRDDLVASGLGEVTDHAG; encoded by the coding sequence ATGACGCTGATCACCACCCGGCCGGGTCCGGGGAACGCCCGCCCGTACCGGTTCCCGACGGTGGTCCGGCGCGACGTCGCCGGGGGCCGGGTGGTCGCCGCGCACCTGCCCGGCCAGACTCTCGCCGTCGCGTTGCTGCTGCTCGACGCGGGTGCCGGCCGGGAGCCGGTCGGCAAGGAGGGGCTCGGCGCGGTGCTGGCCAAGGCGCTGGAGGAGGGCACCGTCCAGCGGGACGCCACCGGTTTCGCGTTGGCCCTGGAGGGCCTGGGCACCGAGCTGGCCACCGGGCTGGACTGGGACAGCTTCCAGGTCAGCGTGCAGGTGCCGGTGGACCGGCTGGTGGCGGCGGTGCGACTGCTCGGCGAGGCGGTGCGGACGCCCCGGCTCGACCCGGACGACGTGCGCCGGGTCCGCGACGACGAGGCGACCGGGCTGCGGATGGACTGGGCCAACCCCGGGCCGCGTGCCGACGCGGTGCTGCGCGCCGACCTGTTCGGCGCGGCGAACCGGTGGGGTCGACCGCTGTACGGCGATCCCGACTCGGTGGCCGGGCTGGACGTGGAGGACGTCACCGTCTTCCACTCCGAGTGGTTCCTCCGCCCCGGCACCCTGATCGTCGCCGGTGACCTGGACCGGCTCAACCTGGACACGCTGGGCGCGGCGGCGTTCGCCGGCACCGGCGGCGGTCCCGCCGAGCGGGGCGGCCCGATCGACGTGCCGCTGCCCGCCGGCCGGCGGATCATCCTGGTGGACCGGCCCGGGTCGGTGCAGTCCACGTTGCGGCTCGGGCACCCGTCGCCGCACCGCGCCCACCCCGACCACGTGCCGATGACGCTCGCCGGCACGGTGCTGGGCGGGGCGTTCACCTCCCGGCTCAACCACCTGATCCGCGAGGTGCGCGGCTACACGTACGGCATCCGGGGCGACTTCGCCTCGTCCCGCCGGTTCGGTCGGTTCGCGGTCAGCTCCGGGGTGCAGACGGCGGTGACCGCTCCGGCCCTGGTCGAGGCGGTCGGCGAGATCGCCCGTACCCGGGAGGGCGGGGTGACCGAGGACGAGTTGGCGGTGGCCCGTTCCTGGCGGGCCGGTCAGCTCTCGGTCGAGTTGCAGAGCCCCCGGGCGATCGCCTCGGCGCTTACCACCCTGGTGGTGCACGACCTGCCGGACGACTACCACGCCCGGTTGCGGGAGGAGCTGCTCGCCGCCGACGTGGCGCAGGTCTCCGCGGCCGCCGCCACCCACCTGCACCCGGACGCGCTGACCCTGGTCATCGAGGGCGACGCGGCGGTGATCCGCGACGACCTGGTCGCCTCCGGGCTCGGCGAGGTGACCGACCACGCGGGCTGA
- a CDS encoding aspartate-semialdehyde dehydrogenase, which produces MRIGIVGATGQVGGVMRQVLAEREFPAEQVRLFASARSAGRTVAWRGGEVTVEDAATADYSGLDIVLFSAGKGTAKELAPRVAATGAVVIDNSSAFRTDPQVPLVVAEVNPHALADRPKGIVANPNCTTMAAMPVLRPLHDEAGLVSLVVATYQAVSGAGLAGVAELDEQVRKVVEGATALTHDGSAVEFPAPRSFARPIAFNVLPLAGSIVDDGSFETDEEQKLRHESRKILEIPELKVSGTCVRVPVFTGHSLQINARFARPITPQRARELLDGAPGVALSDVPTPLQAAGQDPTYVGRLRADETVEHGLALFCSNDNLRKGAALNAVQLAELVAAELR; this is translated from the coding sequence ATGAGGATCGGCATTGTGGGAGCCACCGGCCAGGTCGGTGGCGTCATGCGGCAGGTGCTGGCGGAACGCGAGTTCCCGGCGGAGCAGGTGCGGTTGTTCGCCTCGGCGCGGTCGGCCGGGCGCACGGTGGCCTGGCGGGGCGGCGAGGTCACGGTGGAGGACGCGGCGACGGCCGACTACTCCGGGCTGGACATCGTGCTCTTCTCCGCGGGCAAGGGCACCGCGAAGGAGCTGGCCCCCCGGGTCGCCGCGACCGGTGCGGTGGTGATCGACAACTCGTCGGCGTTCCGCACCGACCCGCAGGTGCCGCTGGTCGTCGCCGAGGTCAACCCGCACGCCCTGGCCGACCGGCCGAAGGGCATCGTCGCCAACCCGAACTGCACCACGATGGCCGCGATGCCGGTGCTGCGCCCGCTGCACGACGAGGCCGGGCTGGTCAGCCTGGTCGTCGCCACCTACCAGGCGGTGTCCGGGGCCGGCCTGGCCGGCGTCGCCGAGCTGGACGAGCAGGTCCGCAAGGTCGTCGAGGGGGCCACCGCGCTGACCCACGACGGGTCGGCCGTCGAGTTCCCCGCGCCGCGTTCCTTCGCCCGGCCGATCGCCTTCAACGTGCTCCCGCTGGCCGGTTCGATCGTCGACGACGGCTCGTTCGAGACCGACGAGGAGCAGAAGCTCCGCCACGAGAGCCGCAAGATCCTGGAGATCCCCGAGCTGAAGGTCTCCGGCACCTGCGTGCGGGTGCCCGTCTTCACCGGCCACTCGTTGCAGATCAACGCCCGGTTCGCCCGGCCGATCACTCCGCAGCGGGCCCGGGAGCTGCTGGACGGTGCGCCCGGGGTGGCGCTGTCGGACGTGCCGACCCCGCTGCAGGCGGCCGGTCAGGACCCGACCTACGTGGGCCGGCTGCGGGCCGACGAGACCGTGGAGCACGGCCTGGCGTTGTTCTGCTCCAACGACAACCTGCGCAAGGGCGCCGCGCTGAACGCGGTGCAGCTCGCCGAGCTGGTCGCCGCCGAGCTGCGCTGA
- a CDS encoding CBS domain-containing protein, producing MTTVGEFMTTRLVTMDGDDTLTAAAQEMRNSAIGDVVVTNGDDVIGIVTDRDIAVRGVAENRDPDRTTLGEITSRDVITVSQHDDAVAAADLMRTYAVRRLPVIDDGRLVGLVSMGDLAVEREPQSVLADISADEPNN from the coding sequence ATGACGACGGTCGGAGAGTTCATGACGACCCGGCTGGTGACGATGGACGGCGACGACACGCTCACCGCCGCGGCGCAGGAGATGCGGAACAGCGCGATCGGCGACGTGGTGGTGACCAACGGTGACGACGTGATCGGCATCGTGACGGACCGGGACATCGCGGTCCGCGGCGTGGCGGAGAACCGCGACCCGGACCGCACCACGCTCGGCGAGATCACCAGCCGGGACGTGATCACGGTCAGCCAGCACGACGACGCGGTCGCCGCCGCGGACCTGATGCGTACCTACGCCGTGCGCCGGCTGCCGGTGATCGACGACGGCCGGCTGGTGGGCCTGGTGTCGATGGGTGACCTCGCGGTGGAGCGGGAACCCCAGTCGGTGCTGGCGGACATCAGCGCCGACGAGCCCAACAACTGA
- a CDS encoding SCP2 sterol-binding domain-containing protein → MVDATTRFFEGLDRRGYEPLLDKAVGTLRFDLHEGAHTTHWLLRVDRGEVAVSQEDREADTVIGTTPALFEEMAAGREDGLAALLRGDMTVTGDARLVVQIERIFPGPPDAQGPRRLHQREVR, encoded by the coding sequence ATGGTGGACGCGACCACGAGGTTCTTCGAGGGCCTGGACCGGCGGGGTTACGAACCGCTGCTGGACAAGGCCGTCGGGACGCTGCGCTTCGACCTGCACGAGGGGGCGCACACCACCCACTGGCTGCTCCGGGTGGACCGGGGCGAGGTGGCGGTCAGCCAGGAGGACCGGGAGGCCGACACGGTCATCGGGACGACACCGGCGCTGTTCGAGGAGATGGCGGCGGGTCGGGAGGACGGCCTGGCGGCGCTGCTGCGCGGTGACATGACGGTGACCGGGGACGCCCGGCTGGTGGTGCAGATCGAACGGATCTTCCCCGGCCCGCCGGACGCCCAGGGGCCGCGTCGGCTCCACCAGCGGGAGGTGCGGTGA
- a CDS encoding amylo-alpha-1,6-glucosidase: MGQGNTVRILDGNTFVVSEETGDIEATPSEPTGLFSLDVRFLSRWVLTVNGERLNALSYDDLQYFEARFFLVPGMATHYVDAKLSIIRERAVGGSFREQLTILNHDEKAVDLEVRMDAGADFADLFQVKDEILNKKGELYAEAESDRLRLGYRRGNFRRETVISSSRPARYDRNGFAYSVHLEPNEEWTAEIDVQTFAIGPGGRDLRLGVTVHGHERLALQHDLEEWIAKAPKVNSEHDQVAATYRRSLVDLAALRFAPLSLGGQTLPAAGLPWFMTMFGRDSILTCLQVLPFAPQLSKTTLRILASLQGTRFDDFRDEDPGRILHEMRYGETAAFEEQPHSPYYGSVDATPLFVVLLDEYERWSGDVALVRELERECRAALRWIDDYADLAGNGYIWYERRNTDTGLENQCWKDSWDSISYADGSLPPFPRATCEVQGYAYDAKLRAARMAREFWDDPAFADRLEREAAALKERFNRDWWVADGEYYALALDPDGRQCDVLTSNIGHLLWSGIVDPDRAERIAEHLVGPRLFTGWGVRTLAEGEVRYNPIGYHNGTIWPFDNSFIAWGLRRYGFAEEAAVIANGILDAATYFDGRLPEAFGGYRREQTKFPVEYPTACSPQAWSTGAPLLLLRTMLGLEPHEGHLAVEPVLPVGMGRIEVLDIPGRWGRVDAFARGRLDLHKLAD, translated from the coding sequence ATGGGACAGGGCAACACGGTCCGGATCCTGGACGGCAACACGTTCGTCGTCTCCGAGGAGACCGGTGACATCGAGGCGACGCCGAGCGAGCCGACCGGCCTGTTCTCCCTGGACGTCCGGTTCCTGTCCCGCTGGGTGCTGACCGTCAACGGGGAACGGCTCAACGCCCTGTCCTACGACGACCTCCAGTACTTCGAGGCGCGGTTCTTCCTGGTGCCCGGGATGGCCACCCACTATGTCGACGCCAAGCTGTCGATCATCCGGGAGCGCGCGGTCGGCGGCAGCTTCCGCGAGCAGCTGACCATCCTCAACCACGACGAGAAGGCGGTCGACCTGGAGGTCCGGATGGATGCCGGGGCCGACTTCGCCGACCTCTTCCAGGTCAAGGACGAGATCCTCAACAAGAAGGGCGAGCTGTACGCCGAGGCGGAGTCCGACCGGCTGCGACTGGGCTACCGGCGGGGCAACTTCCGCCGCGAGACGGTCATCTCGTCGTCCCGGCCGGCCCGGTACGACCGGAACGGCTTCGCGTACTCGGTGCACCTGGAGCCCAACGAGGAGTGGACCGCCGAGATCGACGTGCAGACCTTCGCGATCGGCCCGGGCGGGCGGGACCTGCGGCTGGGGGTGACGGTGCACGGCCACGAGCGGCTCGCCCTCCAGCACGACCTGGAGGAGTGGATCGCCAAGGCCCCCAAGGTCAACAGTGAGCACGACCAGGTGGCCGCCACCTACCGGCGCAGCCTGGTCGACCTGGCGGCGCTGCGCTTCGCGCCGCTGTCGCTCGGCGGCCAGACCCTGCCCGCCGCCGGCCTGCCCTGGTTCATGACCATGTTCGGCCGGGACAGCATCCTCACCTGCCTCCAGGTGCTGCCGTTCGCCCCGCAGCTGTCCAAGACCACCCTGCGGATCCTGGCGTCCCTCCAGGGCACCCGGTTCGACGACTTCCGCGACGAGGACCCCGGCCGGATCCTGCACGAGATGCGCTACGGCGAGACCGCCGCCTTCGAGGAGCAGCCGCACTCGCCGTACTACGGTTCGGTGGACGCCACCCCGCTCTTCGTCGTCCTGCTCGACGAGTACGAGCGGTGGAGCGGCGACGTCGCACTGGTCAGGGAGCTGGAACGGGAGTGCCGGGCCGCGCTGCGATGGATCGACGACTACGCCGACCTGGCCGGCAACGGCTACATCTGGTACGAACGGCGCAACACCGACACCGGCCTGGAGAACCAGTGCTGGAAGGACTCCTGGGACTCCATCTCGTACGCCGACGGCAGCCTGCCGCCGTTCCCCCGGGCCACCTGCGAGGTGCAGGGGTACGCGTACGACGCGAAGCTGCGGGCGGCCCGGATGGCCCGGGAGTTCTGGGACGACCCGGCGTTCGCCGACCGGCTGGAACGGGAGGCCGCCGCGCTGAAGGAGCGCTTCAACCGGGACTGGTGGGTCGCCGACGGGGAGTACTACGCGCTGGCCCTCGACCCGGACGGCCGGCAGTGCGACGTGCTCACCTCCAACATCGGACACCTGCTGTGGAGCGGGATCGTCGACCCCGACCGGGCCGAGCGGATCGCCGAGCACCTGGTCGGGCCGCGGCTGTTCACCGGCTGGGGCGTACGCACCCTCGCCGAGGGGGAGGTGCGGTACAACCCGATCGGCTACCACAACGGCACGATCTGGCCGTTCGACAACTCCTTCATCGCCTGGGGCCTGCGCCGGTACGGCTTCGCCGAGGAGGCCGCCGTGATCGCCAACGGCATCCTCGACGCGGCCACCTACTTCGACGGGCGGCTGCCCGAGGCGTTCGGTGGCTACCGTCGGGAGCAGACCAAGTTCCCGGTCGAGTACCCGACGGCGTGCAGCCCGCAGGCCTGGTCGACGGGGGCACCGCTGCTGCTGCTGCGGACGATGCTCGGCCTGGAGCCGCACGAGGGGCACCTGGCGGTGGAGCCGGTGCTGCCGGTCGGGATGGGCCGGATCGAGGTGCTGGACATCCCCGGTCGGTGGGGACGGGTCGACGCCTTCGCCCGGGGCCGCCTCGATCTGCACAAGCTGGCCGACTGA
- a CDS encoding lysophospholipid acyltransferase family protein: MPELVYPPVIATAKTLFRVLDLRLTVDGSHHVPRTGGAVLASNHVSYLDFIFCGYGAHASRRLVRFMAKHDVFAHKISGPLMRGMKHIPVNRSAGVGSYNTAVDALRRGEVVGVFPEATISRSFTVKELKSGAARMAQTAGVPLLPVALWGTQRLWTKGRPKTLTRRHTPITILLGEPMDPAAYPDANTMTAELKTRLSALVDRAQQEYPDKPSGPDDTWWQPAHLGGTAPSPQEAAELDRRPRRSTAS; encoded by the coding sequence ATGCCGGAACTCGTGTACCCGCCCGTGATCGCCACCGCCAAGACGCTGTTCCGGGTCCTCGACCTGCGGCTGACCGTCGACGGGAGCCACCACGTGCCCCGGACCGGTGGGGCGGTGCTGGCCAGCAACCACGTCAGCTACCTCGACTTCATCTTCTGCGGGTACGGGGCACACGCCTCGCGGCGGCTGGTCCGGTTCATGGCCAAGCACGACGTGTTCGCGCACAAAATCTCCGGCCCGCTGATGCGCGGCATGAAGCACATCCCGGTGAACCGTTCGGCGGGGGTCGGGTCGTACAACACGGCGGTGGACGCGCTGCGGCGCGGCGAGGTGGTGGGGGTCTTCCCGGAGGCGACGATCAGCCGGTCCTTCACGGTCAAGGAGTTGAAGAGCGGGGCGGCCCGGATGGCGCAGACGGCCGGGGTGCCGCTGCTGCCGGTGGCGCTGTGGGGCACCCAGCGGCTGTGGACCAAGGGCCGGCCGAAGACCCTCACCCGGCGGCACACCCCGATCACCATCCTGCTCGGCGAGCCGATGGACCCGGCCGCCTATCCGGACGCCAACACGATGACGGCGGAGCTGAAGACCCGGCTGAGCGCGCTGGTCGACCGGGCCCAGCAGGAGTACCCCGACAAGCCGTCCGGCCCGGACGACACCTGGTGGCAGCCGGCCCACCTGGGCGGCACCGCGCCCAGCCCGCAGGAGGCCGCCGAGCTGGACCGTCGCCCCCGCCGCTCCACCGCCTCCTGA
- a CDS encoding response regulator — MDADPMAQAMSGERPVGVSIVDDHPVVIDGVRAWLTTEPRLRVLATGDDPDLVLRTAPQADVILLDLRLRGRMVLDKLAELSAAGHRVVVYSEHTDPATMLAALDAGATAFLAKHEGREHCVATVLAAASDRPYVPPTLAGAMVGDPRPDRPALSDKEREALLLWFQSMSKASVARRMQISEHTVKQYVDRARIKYTRAGRPAATKAALLARAIEDGLIRPEEIGTYRSQASSDRPTP, encoded by the coding sequence GTGGACGCAGACCCGATGGCGCAGGCCATGAGCGGGGAGCGGCCCGTCGGGGTGTCGATCGTGGACGACCACCCGGTGGTGATCGACGGGGTACGGGCGTGGCTGACCACCGAGCCCCGGCTCCGGGTGCTCGCCACCGGTGACGACCCCGACCTGGTGCTGCGCACCGCGCCGCAGGCCGACGTGATCCTGCTGGATCTGCGGCTGCGCGGCCGGATGGTGCTCGACAAGCTGGCCGAGCTGAGCGCCGCCGGCCACCGGGTGGTGGTCTACTCCGAACACACCGATCCGGCGACGATGCTCGCCGCGCTCGACGCCGGGGCGACCGCGTTCCTGGCCAAGCACGAGGGGCGGGAGCACTGCGTGGCGACCGTGCTGGCCGCCGCCAGCGACCGCCCGTACGTGCCGCCGACCCTGGCCGGGGCGATGGTGGGGGATCCGCGACCGGACCGGCCCGCCCTGTCGGACAAGGAACGGGAAGCGCTGCTGCTGTGGTTCCAGTCGATGTCGAAGGCGTCGGTGGCCCGCCGGATGCAGATCAGCGAGCACACCGTCAAACAATATGTCGACCGGGCGCGGATCAAGTACACCCGTGCGGGTCGCCCGGCCGCCACGAAGGCCGCGCTGCTGGCCCGCGCGATCGAGGACGGACTCATCCGGCCGGAGGAGATCGGCACCTACCGGTCACAGGCGTCCTCCGACCGGCCGACCCCCTAA
- a CDS encoding ATP-binding protein, whose translation MSAVSAPTSSPSLLDRPAGGALQLIFTTLPAMLRLTCGLFGAVTALAVRTTPVRVPLLLAAVVVLTGWSVFYAARALWVGIGPGMVAGDVALTVAASLLAPLLVAPEVLPGEGSWLAVLASTTVINAQATAPVRWSVPAGLLVTAGYAVGTSAAGNTVEASAHAATLLVQTGCAAMMAAVMRRWISRADAAFTEFQRLRREAVLARTIREVERRQNRDLHDTVLSTLTMVGLGALPAAGSAALRRRAAADLRTLVGLANARSALSTGPVGVLAGPPPAAAGPEAAGGSSGATVGPSGVDAGLRAVLDTHPELRVTATLPPCSAPAGVTAALVDATAAALANVARHAPDAAVTVRLGREDGGVVVEVVDDGPGFDPATVPAHRYGLRESIRGRLADVGGRAEVTSAPGEGTRIRLEWPHVD comes from the coding sequence ATGTCGGCCGTTTCCGCTCCGACCTCGTCACCGTCGTTGCTGGATCGGCCGGCGGGTGGCGCGTTGCAGCTCATCTTCACCACCCTGCCGGCGATGCTCCGGTTGACCTGCGGCCTGTTCGGCGCGGTGACCGCGCTGGCGGTGCGTACCACGCCGGTCCGGGTGCCGTTGCTGCTGGCGGCGGTGGTCGTGCTGACCGGCTGGTCGGTCTTCTACGCCGCGCGGGCGCTGTGGGTCGGCATCGGCCCCGGGATGGTCGCCGGGGACGTCGCGCTCACCGTGGCGGCGAGCCTGCTGGCCCCGCTGCTGGTCGCCCCGGAGGTGCTGCCGGGCGAGGGTAGCTGGCTCGCCGTGCTGGCCAGCACCACCGTGATCAACGCGCAGGCCACCGCCCCGGTCCGCTGGTCGGTGCCCGCCGGCCTGCTGGTCACCGCCGGGTACGCGGTCGGCACCTCGGCCGCCGGCAACACCGTCGAGGCGTCCGCGCACGCGGCGACCCTGCTGGTGCAGACGGGGTGCGCGGCGATGATGGCGGCGGTGATGCGCCGGTGGATCAGCCGGGCCGACGCCGCCTTCACCGAGTTCCAGCGGCTGCGCCGGGAGGCGGTGCTGGCCCGGACGATCCGCGAGGTGGAACGGCGGCAGAACCGGGACCTGCACGACACCGTGCTGTCCACGTTGACCATGGTCGGGCTGGGTGCCCTGCCGGCCGCCGGCTCGGCGGCGCTGCGCCGACGGGCCGCCGCCGACCTGCGTACCCTGGTCGGGCTCGCGAACGCCCGGTCCGCACTGTCGACCGGCCCGGTCGGCGTCCTCGCCGGCCCTCCCCCGGCCGCCGCCGGCCCGGAAGCGGCGGGCGGGTCGTCCGGGGCCACGGTCGGCCCGTCCGGTGTCGACGCCGGCCTGCGCGCGGTGCTCGACACCCACCCCGAGCTGCGGGTGACCGCCACGTTGCCGCCCTGCTCGGCCCCGGCGGGGGTGACCGCCGCACTGGTCGACGCCACCGCCGCCGCACTGGCCAACGTGGCCCGGCACGCACCGGACGCCGCCGTGACCGTGCGGCTGGGTCGGGAAGACGGCGGCGTCGTGGTCGAGGTGGTCGACGACGGTCCCGGTTTCGACCCGGCCACCGTCCCGGCCCACCGGTACGGGCTACGCGAGTCGATCCGGGGCCGGCTGGCCGACGTCGGCGGGCGCGCGGAGGTGACCTCCGCCCCTGGCGAGGGCACCCGGATCCGGTTGGAATGGCCGCATGTCGACTGA
- a CDS encoding DUF4240 domain-containing protein yields the protein MSDTETANRLPTAEEEARFWGLVEAAWQQLGPEAAALRRALLTRDPAADDDSASALDTWRDAFLDQLGQLCADLSSPDLTDLDRVVERKLYDIDRADVHTVIDGSDDGFLYGRGHIVALGREFYEAVRADPTRAVPDGHLQGICYLFAHLHDQRFGDWPRTGSGISRESFSNPAGWAEQ from the coding sequence ATGAGTGACACGGAGACCGCGAACCGCCTGCCCACGGCCGAGGAGGAGGCCCGGTTCTGGGGCCTGGTGGAGGCCGCCTGGCAGCAGCTCGGCCCCGAGGCCGCCGCACTGCGCCGGGCGCTGCTCACCCGCGACCCGGCCGCCGACGACGACAGCGCCTCCGCGCTCGACACCTGGCGGGACGCCTTCCTCGACCAGTTGGGCCAGCTCTGCGCCGACCTGTCCAGCCCCGACCTCACCGACCTCGACCGGGTGGTCGAGCGCAAGCTGTACGACATCGACCGGGCCGACGTGCACACGGTGATCGACGGCTCCGACGACGGTTTCCTCTACGGCCGGGGGCACATCGTGGCGCTGGGCCGGGAGTTCTACGAGGCGGTCCGGGCCGACCCGACGCGGGCGGTGCCCGACGGCCACCTCCAGGGCATCTGCTACCTCTTCGCCCACCTGCACGACCAGCGGTTCGGCGACTGGCCCCGGACCGGCTCCGGCATCTCCCGGGAGTCGTTCAGCAACCCGGCGGGCTGGGCGGAGCAGTGA
- a CDS encoding DUF397 domain-containing protein produces the protein MNDLAGAVWRKSTRSGGSGGDCVEVADNLPGVIGVRDSKDQAGPALRFSPTAWSAFVHQARHGLR, from the coding sequence ATGAACGACCTGGCCGGTGCCGTCTGGCGCAAGAGCACCCGCAGCGGCGGGAGCGGCGGCGACTGCGTCGAGGTGGCCGACAACCTGCCCGGCGTGATCGGCGTACGGGACAGCAAGGACCAGGCCGGTCCGGCGCTGCGGTTCTCCCCGACCGCCTGGTCCGCCTTCGTCCACCAGGCACGCCACGGGCTGCGCTGA